A stretch of the Oligoflexus sp. genome encodes the following:
- a CDS encoding CBS domain-containing protein, with amino-acid sequence MSKNVPPVSKYMTPMPYTIEAGDSLSKASGLMKEYKIRHLPVRSHNKTVGLLSFQDVNLLSSFSSVDLDATTVDSAMARSPYCVTPDTPLDLVASHMAEQRIGSALIIQENGTLVGIFTDTDALRALAEVFQTRLKK; translated from the coding sequence ATGAGCAAGAACGTACCGCCAGTATCCAAGTATATGACGCCGATGCCCTACACAATTGAAGCCGGCGACAGCCTCAGCAAGGCGTCCGGGCTGATGAAGGAATACAAGATCCGTCACCTTCCCGTCCGTTCGCACAACAAAACCGTAGGCCTTCTCTCGTTCCAGGATGTGAACCTTCTTTCCTCTTTCAGCTCCGTCGACCTCGATGCAACAACAGTCGACTCCGCCATGGCCCGCAGCCCCTACTGCGTAACGCCCGACACCCCGCTGGATCTCGTGGCTTCGCACATGGCCGAGCAAAGAATCGGGTCGGCTTTGATTATTCAGGAGAATGGAACCTTGGTTGGGATCTTCACCGATACTGATGCCCTGAGGGCTTTGGCGGAAGTGTTTCAGACGCGACTGAAGAAGTAG
- a CDS encoding extracellular solute-binding protein translates to MTWKLWPAVFSLFLSPLLQAAPEATVTVYSERKDHLIKPVFEAYTKKTGVKVTFLTDNTATLIQRIQAEGKKSPADILLTVDAGNLWSAAQAGLFEAVKSETLEKNIPANLRDPGNQWFGLSQRARTIVYNPTKVKPEEIKSYENLAEPSFKKRLCLRSSKKVYNQSLVAMMIAEKGEERVEKVVKGWVQNLAAPVFQDDTALIEAVAAGQCDVGIVNTYYYGRLLEKNPKLAAKLFWPGKDVGGVHVNVSGAGVLKTAPHKAEAVKFLEWLSSPEAQGQFAEVNHEYPVNPAVSASRFVQSWGKFDATLINMAKAGELQEKAIKLMDRVGYN, encoded by the coding sequence ATGACGTGGAAGCTTTGGCCAGCTGTTTTTTCCTTGTTTCTGAGCCCGCTGCTTCAAGCTGCGCCTGAAGCAACGGTGACGGTTTACTCGGAACGCAAGGACCATTTGATCAAGCCGGTTTTTGAAGCCTATACGAAAAAGACCGGAGTGAAGGTCACCTTTCTTACAGATAACACGGCGACTCTGATCCAGCGCATTCAGGCGGAAGGGAAAAAAAGTCCGGCGGATATCCTTCTGACTGTGGATGCGGGCAATCTTTGGAGTGCGGCGCAGGCGGGGCTTTTTGAAGCGGTGAAGAGTGAAACGCTGGAGAAAAATATCCCCGCGAATCTGCGTGATCCGGGCAATCAATGGTTCGGACTTTCGCAAAGGGCGCGGACTATTGTTTACAATCCAACCAAGGTGAAGCCGGAGGAGATCAAGAGCTACGAGAATCTTGCCGAGCCTTCGTTCAAAAAGCGCCTGTGCCTCCGTTCCTCGAAAAAAGTCTATAACCAATCGCTCGTGGCCATGATGATCGCGGAAAAAGGCGAAGAGCGGGTGGAAAAAGTGGTGAAGGGCTGGGTGCAGAATCTTGCGGCGCCCGTCTTCCAGGATGATACGGCTTTGATTGAAGCTGTGGCGGCTGGACAGTGCGATGTCGGTATTGTGAACACCTATTACTACGGTCGTCTCTTGGAAAAAAATCCCAAGCTCGCGGCGAAACTTTTCTGGCCCGGCAAGGACGTTGGCGGCGTGCATGTGAATGTCTCGGGCGCGGGGGTGCTGAAGACGGCTCCTCATAAAGCGGAAGCCGTGAAATTCCTGGAATGGCTGTCGAGTCCTGAAGCTCAGGGCCAGTTTGCCGAAGTGAACCATGAATATCCGGTGAATCCTGCCGTTAGCGCTTCCCGTTTCGTGCAGTCCTGGGGTAAGTTCGATGCCACGCTCATCAATATGGCGAAGGCCGGTGAGCTGCAGGAAAAGGCGATCAAACTCATGGACCGAGTTGGTTACAATTGA
- a CDS encoding delta-60 repeat domain-containing protein, which translates to MMTLKLSALAAVLLGGLNSNAFAADISYKVNRLSQGHDRLFDLAFAADGSYYAVGSFADSVDSSSDAKFLVAKYKASGELDTSFGKSGYVITNIAVGAGAEVARSVLVQADGKILVAGPVEAAGADARDRDIAILRLNADGSRDSSFGAAGLVLLDLSQGEVSGNSFVADSFGGIALDSAHRLLVHGAKKRDGALDTDFALARLNADGTLDTSFAQNGVFSLDLSSNSASPKPPLVLPNGSILGAGYQNNGGIVVPVIYRLNAEGQLDTSYGNNGVFSQAVLSAVTEVYAVSLQGTSVVTVGYGRNNSQESLDFLSLRILDKGTLDKGYGTGGGYTRVDADGYNDNGRNMTVLPDGRLLLIGGGRYASNSSEGMMVVLSADGQPDENFGENGAQLLDFGGAADFLWGVKVSPQGDKVVAVGIKGDAHGDDAVVVTLPL; encoded by the coding sequence ATGATGACGTTGAAACTCTCCGCCCTCGCCGCTGTCCTCCTCGGTGGTCTGAACAGCAACGCTTTCGCCGCTGATATCAGTTATAAGGTCAATCGTTTGTCCCAGGGTCACGATCGCTTGTTCGACCTGGCTTTTGCAGCCGATGGCTCCTACTACGCAGTGGGTTCCTTCGCGGACTCCGTCGATTCAAGCAGCGACGCGAAGTTCCTGGTCGCCAAATATAAGGCCTCCGGCGAACTCGACACCTCCTTCGGTAAATCCGGTTATGTCATCACCAACATAGCCGTCGGTGCCGGCGCAGAAGTCGCACGCAGCGTCCTCGTTCAGGCCGATGGCAAAATCCTGGTCGCCGGTCCCGTGGAAGCCGCCGGCGCGGATGCCCGTGATCGCGATATTGCCATCCTGCGTCTGAATGCAGATGGCAGCCGCGACAGCAGCTTCGGCGCCGCGGGCCTCGTTCTTCTTGACCTGAGCCAAGGCGAAGTCTCCGGCAATTCCTTTGTCGCCGACAGCTTTGGTGGAATCGCCTTGGATAGCGCCCATCGTCTGCTCGTGCACGGCGCAAAAAAACGTGATGGCGCTCTCGATACCGACTTTGCCCTGGCTCGTTTGAATGCCGACGGCACGTTGGATACGAGTTTTGCACAGAACGGCGTCTTCAGCCTCGATCTTTCCAGCAACAGCGCCTCGCCCAAACCACCGTTGGTGCTGCCGAATGGTTCCATACTGGGCGCCGGCTATCAAAACAATGGCGGCATCGTGGTCCCCGTGATCTATCGGCTGAATGCGGAAGGTCAACTCGATACATCCTATGGCAATAACGGTGTGTTCAGCCAGGCGGTTCTGAGCGCCGTCACCGAAGTCTATGCGGTTTCCCTGCAGGGGACATCGGTCGTGACCGTCGGTTATGGCCGCAACAATTCGCAGGAGTCGCTCGATTTTCTTTCGCTGCGAATCCTCGACAAGGGAACGCTCGATAAAGGCTATGGCACAGGCGGAGGCTACACACGCGTCGATGCTGATGGCTACAACGATAATGGCCGCAATATGACCGTTCTTCCCGATGGTCGCCTCCTTCTGATCGGTGGGGGACGTTATGCATCCAACAGCTCCGAAGGCATGATGGTGGTCCTGTCAGCCGACGGTCAACCGGATGAAAATTTCGGCGAAAATGGTGCGCAGCTCCTGGATTTCGGGGGTGCTGCAGATTTTCTCTGGGGTGTGAAAGTCTCCCCACAAGGTGATAAGGTCGTGGCGGTCGGCATCAAAGGTGATGCCCATGGAGATGATGCAGTGGTTGTGACCCTGCCGCTTTAA
- a CDS encoding serine protease encodes MIVSLRNLLLVTLTGWTVMMGCGTEKAPKETSQLDIVGGSQVSTSLYSQYFSSIVSLQYSGSHFCGGTLIAPNKVLTAAHCLADFSSSEIRSYLKVVIGARDLRSTAGTERFSIASYSINPRYSSSGTQYDSATITLSGSSSFEPASVNRASALPAPGSTLYVAGWGSTYEGGNVTSVLKYTAVKAISNAECASAYGSSIYDGNLCAYSSGTDSCQGDSGGPLYSYDGTKLTLVGVVSWGRGCARQGYPGVYTRTSFFNF; translated from the coding sequence ATGATCGTAAGCCTAAGAAACCTTTTACTTGTTACATTGACTGGCTGGACAGTCATGATGGGGTGCGGTACTGAAAAGGCACCCAAGGAAACCAGTCAACTCGACATCGTTGGCGGCAGCCAGGTGAGTACCTCGCTCTATAGCCAGTATTTTAGCTCGATCGTTTCCCTCCAGTACAGCGGCTCGCATTTCTGCGGCGGTACATTGATTGCGCCGAATAAGGTTTTGACTGCAGCGCACTGTCTCGCCGACTTCAGCAGCAGCGAAATCCGATCCTATCTGAAAGTCGTCATCGGCGCTCGCGATCTGCGCTCCACGGCAGGCACCGAGCGCTTCTCGATCGCCAGCTACAGCATCAACCCCCGCTACAGCTCGTCGGGCACTCAATACGATTCCGCAACCATCACACTGAGCGGCAGCAGCTCGTTCGAGCCAGCCTCTGTGAACAGAGCCTCGGCCCTTCCCGCACCCGGATCCACTCTTTATGTGGCCGGCTGGGGATCGACCTATGAAGGCGGCAACGTCACCTCTGTGTTGAAATACACCGCGGTCAAAGCCATCTCGAACGCCGAATGCGCCAGCGCTTATGGTTCGTCCATCTATGACGGCAACCTTTGCGCCTATAGCTCGGGCACCGACTCCTGCCAGGGTGATTCCGGTGGACCGCTCTATAGCTACGACGGCACAAAGCTGACTCTCGTCGGCGTCGTCAGCTGGGGTAGAGGCTGCGCACGCCAGGGCTATCCCGGTGTGTATACGCGCACATCGTTCTTCAACTTCTAA
- a CDS encoding GFA family protein yields the protein MQKYSGGCHCGKVRYDVEMDLAGLITCNCSICTKKGTILGFVGDKQFTLLSGKDNLSDYQFNQKQIHHLFCKTCGVTSFANGAGPDGSLMYAINVRCLDNIEVNKLQTKEVDGRSH from the coding sequence ATGCAAAAGTATTCCGGTGGCTGTCACTGCGGAAAGGTTCGCTATGATGTGGAGATGGATCTTGCGGGACTGATCACCTGCAACTGCTCCATCTGTACGAAGAAGGGGACCATACTCGGATTTGTCGGTGACAAGCAGTTCACGCTGCTCTCGGGGAAAGATAACCTCTCGGACTACCAGTTCAATCAAAAGCAAATTCACCACCTTTTCTGCAAGACCTGCGGGGTCACGTCCTTTGCCAATGGCGCGGGCCCGGATGGGTCTTTGATGTATGCGATCAATGTGCGTTGCCTGGATAATATCGAGGTGAATAAGCTGCAGACGAAGGAAGTGGACGGCAGGAGCCATTGA
- a CDS encoding 7TM diverse intracellular signaling domain-containing protein, translated as DGRYDADFKTFDQDLPGRGFMTNAMWLRLTVRHDGPNKEIIYFSSRYPILDTVQLFQKNEAGSWQSERRGDLNPERTGRAPYRTPILKMHVTPGINTYYIKLQTQGSIVLAIYLAKPDAMRRFQMLDSAAIALFFGMLLTLLFYNGFLTFSFRSVTYFYYFLFILNMIFTQAALQGLWPVILPGALGTWASNTGFLIFAAVAYATAFMVTTSFLNMREHMPVFHKIFSGVAIFCAIMVPLAFVLPYNIHVKILSMILFIGSFIMLGCSVLAVTRGYRPAFAWCFAWLFMLVNNIMLGLTYEGIIHMPFIVQFSNLPGVACEGILMSLALADRVNFFRAKADRTIHELNDQLQQHLVQVEALVAERTETIRTILDHVASGFLMIDRNASIAPGFTRSCLSLLASDLQEGQNLLEVLALKPDLTQKFSMALNQVFDDQMPLEASLGQLPSYVLAHGKYLHMEAAGVRDKDGRLQHILLTWTDATELRRRRLEAQRNRSLLKTLRDIEGFRQFVAYSFDAVQKLKQLEGNATDQGSREVQFILHTLKGNCMVFQLPEIARFLHQLEEKAQIRRSDLDKLEEQFKKYLTRHASLLRTQWGPISYEKRVTDAQLNALRELSRTRFAPPLRVDIDHWIQDVSAKPVRSLLHSMMNDARVVARKLHKNVEMRVLDRDARVHSEAEEALIDQLIHVVRNAIVHGIEDDREAVNKAQQGFICLDFRELPDGLAISCSDDGRGFDRQVWEEEWKARGLPLDEDITRMSLAQLVSTISRGGFSTQSKVSLFAGRGIGMEALFAAVERCQGTLDIISEPGKGARFEIFIPRSQSLRSVS; from the coding sequence GGACGGCCGCTACGATGCTGACTTCAAAACTTTCGACCAGGATTTGCCGGGTCGTGGCTTCATGACCAATGCGATGTGGCTTCGCCTTACGGTCAGGCATGATGGTCCTAATAAAGAAATCATCTACTTCAGCAGTCGTTATCCCATCCTGGATACCGTGCAGCTCTTTCAAAAAAATGAAGCAGGCTCCTGGCAAAGTGAAAGACGGGGCGATCTGAATCCCGAGCGTACGGGTCGGGCTCCTTATCGCACGCCGATTCTGAAAATGCACGTGACCCCTGGAATCAACACCTACTACATCAAACTGCAGACCCAGGGTTCCATCGTCCTGGCCATTTACCTCGCTAAACCTGATGCGATGCGGCGCTTTCAGATGCTGGATAGCGCGGCGATCGCTCTCTTTTTCGGTATGCTGCTCACGCTGCTCTTCTACAACGGCTTTCTCACGTTCTCATTCCGCAGTGTCACCTACTTCTATTACTTTCTCTTCATTCTGAATATGATCTTCACCCAGGCTGCTCTGCAGGGGCTGTGGCCAGTGATCCTGCCGGGGGCATTAGGAACCTGGGCCAGCAACACGGGCTTTCTCATCTTCGCGGCGGTTGCCTATGCGACAGCGTTTATGGTGACGACGAGCTTTCTGAATATGCGTGAGCATATGCCGGTCTTCCATAAGATCTTCTCGGGCGTGGCCATTTTCTGCGCGATCATGGTCCCTCTGGCCTTCGTGCTTCCCTACAATATCCATGTGAAGATACTTTCGATGATCCTTTTCATCGGCAGCTTCATCATGCTGGGCTGCAGCGTCCTCGCCGTCACCCGAGGCTACCGTCCGGCCTTTGCCTGGTGCTTCGCCTGGCTTTTCATGCTGGTCAATAACATCATGCTGGGACTGACCTATGAAGGCATCATCCATATGCCTTTCATCGTGCAGTTCAGCAATCTTCCCGGCGTCGCGTGCGAAGGCATCCTGATGTCGCTGGCGCTGGCCGATCGGGTCAACTTTTTCCGGGCCAAGGCGGACCGCACGATTCATGAGCTGAACGATCAGCTGCAGCAGCACCTCGTTCAAGTCGAGGCTCTGGTGGCGGAACGCACGGAAACCATCCGAACGATCCTCGATCATGTGGCCAGCGGTTTTCTGATGATTGATAGAAATGCTTCGATCGCGCCCGGTTTCACCCGATCCTGTCTGAGCCTTTTGGCTTCTGACCTTCAGGAAGGCCAGAACCTTTTGGAAGTGCTCGCCCTGAAACCTGATCTGACTCAGAAATTCAGCATGGCCCTGAATCAGGTCTTTGATGATCAGATGCCTTTGGAGGCTTCGCTTGGTCAGCTGCCATCCTATGTGCTGGCGCATGGCAAGTACTTGCATATGGAAGCGGCGGGAGTTCGGGACAAGGATGGACGTCTCCAGCATATTCTTCTGACCTGGACGGATGCCACCGAACTCCGTAGGCGTCGCCTGGAAGCCCAGCGCAATCGCAGTCTTTTGAAGACTCTGCGCGACATCGAGGGTTTCCGGCAGTTCGTGGCCTATTCCTTTGATGCCGTCCAAAAGCTGAAGCAGCTCGAAGGCAATGCGACGGATCAAGGCTCGCGCGAAGTGCAGTTCATCCTGCACACTTTGAAAGGCAACTGCATGGTCTTCCAGCTGCCCGAGATCGCCCGCTTTCTGCATCAGCTGGAAGAGAAAGCCCAGATCAGACGCTCAGATCTTGACAAGCTGGAAGAGCAGTTCAAGAAGTACCTGACCCGACATGCCAGTCTTCTGCGCACGCAATGGGGTCCGATCAGCTATGAAAAGCGGGTCACCGATGCTCAGCTTAATGCTTTGAGGGAGCTGTCGCGCACGCGTTTCGCACCGCCCTTGCGGGTGGACATCGATCATTGGATCCAGGATGTATCGGCCAAACCTGTGCGTTCGCTGCTGCATTCCATGATGAATGATGCGCGAGTGGTGGCCCGGAAGCTTCATAAGAATGTGGAAATGCGCGTCCTTGATCGTGATGCGCGCGTTCACTCCGAGGCCGAAGAGGCTTTGATTGATCAGCTGATTCATGTGGTGCGGAATGCGATCGTGCATGGGATCGAAGACGACAGGGAGGCTGTGAATAAAGCCCAGCAGGGATTCATCTGTCTGGATTTCCGCGAGCTGCCCGATGGCCTTGCCATTTCATGCTCGGATGATGGCCGCGGTTTTGATCGCCAGGTCTGGGAAGAGGAATGGAAGGCCCGTGGTCTTCCCCTGGATGAAGACATCACCCGGATGTCTTTGGCTCAACTCGTTTCCACGATCAGCCGGGGTGGATTCTCCACGCAGTCGAAGGTCTCGCTGTTTGCCGGACGTGGCATTGGCATGGAGGCGTTGTTCGCAGCGGTCGAGCGCTGCCAGGGTACGCTGGACATTATCAGTGAGCCTGGCAAGGGCGCCCGCTTTGAGATCTTTATTCCAAGATCGCAGTCCTTGCGATCGGTTTCCTGA
- a CDS encoding iron ABC transporter permease, translated as MTENIRHKIATASWRYLSYGIAALVLAPLLVVFSSWFLPIATQHWQHLAEYLLPSLLWQTLALVVGVCSLTLVIGVSLAWICSQYRFPGVGILRRGLILPFAIPAYVSAFVFVGMMDYTGPVRTFIRQVFGGDGLVPEVRSLPGGIVILALSLFPYVYVFSFDAFATQGRSTLEASRSLGASPLSSFYRLAVPFARPWIAGALCLVALEVLNDFGTVSIVGVNTFTTAIYKVWFGFFSPETAAQLSTFLVTLAFLIYYAEQGTRRRHQYTSNNPNRNQEPYRLRGSKAWLASAYAWSIFALAFVIPVIQLILWVIETAAEIFTVEIFQLLWRSIVLGACAATLACIFAAIVCLAKRYLPIPSLKRSQQLAQLGYGIPGSVMAIGIYLVIVKVDHALVDTLEKYFGYAGPLILSGTIITMVLALGIRFLAVASSSVDAGLARISLRLDEAGRLYGVYGWKQFALIHWPLLKKSFASGFLLVFVDVIKEMPLTLMTRPFGWDSLSVRIYGLTSEGEWARAALPALLLVVIGTLPLFLFQQKRS; from the coding sequence TTGACCGAAAATATCCGTCATAAAATTGCAACAGCGAGCTGGCGATACCTGTCTTATGGTATCGCCGCTTTGGTATTGGCGCCCCTTCTGGTGGTCTTTTCTTCGTGGTTTTTGCCGATCGCCACCCAGCATTGGCAGCATCTGGCCGAATATCTCTTGCCCTCGCTCCTCTGGCAGACACTGGCGCTGGTCGTGGGGGTGTGCTCGCTGACGCTTGTGATCGGGGTCAGTCTTGCCTGGATCTGTTCACAGTATCGCTTCCCCGGTGTGGGTATCCTGCGCCGGGGCCTGATTCTGCCCTTTGCGATTCCGGCTTATGTGAGCGCCTTTGTGTTTGTCGGTATGATGGATTACACAGGTCCCGTGCGGACCTTCATCCGCCAGGTTTTTGGTGGGGATGGCCTCGTGCCCGAGGTGCGGTCGCTGCCGGGTGGAATTGTAATCCTGGCGCTCTCGCTCTTTCCTTATGTTTATGTCTTCAGCTTTGATGCCTTCGCCACCCAGGGACGCAGCACGCTGGAAGCTTCGCGTTCGCTGGGAGCTTCCCCTTTGAGCAGTTTTTATCGGCTGGCGGTGCCGTTCGCGAGGCCGTGGATTGCAGGCGCCCTTTGCCTGGTTGCTTTGGAAGTTTTGAATGATTTTGGAACGGTGTCCATCGTTGGGGTGAATACGTTCACCACCGCTATTTATAAAGTGTGGTTCGGCTTTTTCTCCCCGGAAACGGCGGCCCAGCTTTCCACCTTCCTTGTGACTCTGGCCTTTCTTATTTATTACGCGGAGCAGGGCACGCGTCGGCGGCACCAGTATACGTCCAACAATCCGAATCGAAATCAGGAGCCTTACCGACTGCGCGGGAGCAAGGCCTGGCTGGCGAGCGCCTATGCTTGGAGCATCTTTGCCCTCGCCTTTGTGATCCCGGTCATCCAGCTGATCCTTTGGGTGATCGAGACCGCGGCCGAAATTTTTACGGTGGAAATTTTTCAGCTGCTTTGGCGTTCGATTGTGCTGGGGGCCTGTGCGGCTACGCTGGCCTGCATCTTTGCAGCGATCGTCTGCCTTGCGAAGCGTTATCTGCCGATTCCGAGTTTGAAGCGGAGTCAGCAGCTGGCGCAGCTGGGCTATGGGATTCCAGGTTCGGTGATGGCCATTGGGATTTACCTTGTGATTGTGAAGGTGGATCATGCTCTGGTGGATACCCTTGAAAAATATTTTGGTTATGCCGGGCCTTTGATCTTATCGGGGACCATTATCACGATGGTGCTGGCCCTCGGGATTCGATTTTTGGCAGTGGCTTCCTCATCCGTCGATGCGGGGCTGGCCCGGATTTCCTTGCGCTTGGATGAAGCCGGGCGGCTTTATGGGGTTTATGGTTGGAAGCAGTTTGCTCTGATTCATTGGCCGCTTTTAAAGAAAAGTTTTGCCTCCGGCTTTCTGCTCGTCTTTGTCGATGTGATCAAGGAAATGCCTCTGACATTGATGACAAGGCCCTTTGGTTGGGACAGTCTTTCCGTTCGCATCTATGGATTGACGAGTGAGGGGGAATGGGCGCGAGCGGCGCTGCCTGCCCTTCTCCTGGTGGTGATCGGCACGCTGCCGCTCTTTCTTTTTCAACAGAAAAGGAGCTGA
- a CDS encoding ABC transporter ATP-binding protein, translating to MTRVVLDISDVQHSYGAQKILHGVSLTLEEGKIACLLGASGCGKTTLLRCIAGFEEIKDGSIVLNQRLVSSRDQFVPPEKRRIGVLFQDYALFPHMTVSQNIAFGIRHLPPHEKQVKIRHLLHSVALEAFEDRYPSELSGGQQQRVALARALAPEPELLLLDEPFSNLDQTLRERMKHELKVLLEFFGVTALIVTHNQDEAFDMADEIGVMAGGRIVQWGSAYDLYHRPQNRAVAEFLGTGAFIPAEITAEGCLESELGELVCTEDIKQLVGRKVTVLLRPDDIVHDDAATMRALVKRVAFRGMYLIYYLELPSGSELQCFTSSHHERHEVGSRIGIRLDLKHAVILDHDVALVEEI from the coding sequence ATGACGCGGGTGGTTCTTGATATCAGCGACGTTCAGCACAGCTATGGGGCGCAGAAGATCCTGCATGGGGTCAGCCTTACCCTGGAGGAAGGCAAAATCGCCTGTCTTTTGGGGGCGAGCGGCTGTGGGAAGACCACTCTTCTGCGCTGCATTGCGGGCTTTGAAGAGATCAAGGACGGCAGCATTGTTTTGAATCAGAGGCTGGTCAGCAGTCGGGATCAATTCGTGCCGCCTGAAAAAAGGCGGATTGGCGTTCTGTTTCAGGATTACGCGCTTTTTCCCCATATGACTGTGAGCCAGAATATTGCATTTGGGATCCGGCATCTGCCGCCGCATGAGAAGCAGGTAAAGATTCGGCATCTTCTGCATTCGGTGGCGCTGGAGGCCTTTGAGGATCGGTATCCGAGCGAGCTTTCCGGTGGGCAGCAGCAGCGGGTGGCCCTGGCTCGGGCTTTGGCTCCAGAGCCGGAGCTGCTTTTGCTTGATGAGCCTTTTTCGAATCTCGATCAGACGCTGCGCGAGCGGATGAAGCATGAGCTGAAGGTGCTTTTGGAATTCTTTGGTGTTACGGCTTTGATCGTCACGCATAATCAGGATGAAGCCTTTGATATGGCCGATGAGATCGGTGTGATGGCCGGCGGGCGTATCGTGCAGTGGGGGTCGGCTTATGACCTTTATCATAGGCCGCAGAATCGGGCTGTGGCGGAGTTTTTGGGAACCGGGGCTTTTATTCCGGCCGAGATCACGGCTGAAGGCTGTCTGGAATCGGAACTTGGGGAGCTGGTTTGCACCGAGGACATCAAGCAACTGGTGGGGCGGAAGGTGACTGTCCTGCTGCGGCCGGATGATATCGTGCATGATGATGCCGCAACCATGCGGGCGCTCGTCAAGCGGGTGGCTTTTCGGGGTATGTACCTTATCTATTATCTGGAGCTGCCGAGCGGTTCCGAGCTGCAGTGTTTTACGAGCAGCCATCATGAAAGGCATGAGGTGGGTTCCCGAATCGGGATTCGTTTGGACTTGAAGCATGCGGTCATCTTGGATCATGATGTAGCTTTGGTTGAGGAGATTTAG
- a CDS encoding globin domain-containing protein, which yields MDLNIKLIQETFELVTPRAEEFANRFYANLFQDYPAAQPLFDASQLDKQKRLLVASLVQVVHNLENPEFLGEYLGRMGERHHTYGATEEHFEWVGLTLLKTLKDMFGDAWTREINHQWAMAFDVIAALMNEGMNRAKTKVVPLRKAEVEKEPATPFRITLPREVTEQLDQLARKYVQQAVQDYFEQATQKELKQVLGPGVQDILKKVS from the coding sequence GTGGACCTCAATATCAAACTCATTCAGGAAACTTTCGAACTGGTGACGCCTCGCGCCGAGGAGTTCGCCAATCGATTCTATGCGAATCTTTTTCAGGATTATCCGGCGGCGCAGCCCCTCTTTGATGCCTCCCAGTTGGATAAACAAAAGCGTCTGCTCGTCGCGTCCCTGGTGCAGGTCGTTCATAACCTGGAGAATCCAGAGTTCCTGGGTGAATATCTTGGAAGGATGGGCGAGCGTCATCATACTTATGGAGCCACCGAAGAGCATTTTGAATGGGTGGGGCTGACCCTTCTGAAAACCTTGAAAGATATGTTCGGAGATGCCTGGACCCGCGAGATCAACCATCAGTGGGCCATGGCGTTTGACGTCATCGCGGCCTTGATGAACGAAGGCATGAACCGCGCGAAAACCAAAGTCGTCCCCCTCCGCAAAGCCGAAGTGGAAAAAGAACCTGCCACCCCATTCCGCATCACCTTGCCCCGCGAAGTCACCGAGCAGCTGGATCAGCTGGCACGGAAGTATGTGCAGCAGGCAGTGCAGGATTACTTTGAGCAGGCGACTCAGAAGGAGCTGAAGCAAGTGCTCGGGCCTGGCGTCCAGGATATTTTGAAGAAGGTGTCCTGA
- a CDS encoding alpha/beta hydrolase family esterase, translating into MTLVSRTVAFFSLFFALTLPLQAKDVRVGGDRPAVLKLPHFYNAKKSYSLIVLLHGRGNNATLTDLYLGLSRSQPFHDYLLLLPEGTVRDDGQQVWNATESCCATNNKDVDDSQYLQDLVAEVKSKYNVDPKRVYLYGHSNGGFMSYRLACDTNGVFAGVVSVAGSEFANAADCKTTTPIKILQIHGTDDSIVPFDAEASGKTYPGAFKVVERWAERNHCQSYSEHPRSLNLVLIKLEPGLDENGKPTIIGDFTDYISLGFRPETDQYIYDDCANGSKVGLWKINGSNHGPVFLGENFVGKTLKFMGDK; encoded by the coding sequence ATGACACTGGTATCAAGAACAGTCGCTTTCTTTAGTTTGTTTTTCGCCCTGACGCTGCCCTTGCAGGCCAAAGACGTGAGGGTCGGTGGCGATCGACCTGCAGTCTTGAAACTCCCTCATTTCTATAACGCGAAGAAAAGTTATTCCCTGATCGTTCTTTTGCATGGTCGCGGCAATAACGCGACCCTGACGGATCTTTACCTGGGCCTCAGCCGCAGCCAGCCCTTCCATGATTACCTCCTGCTTTTGCCTGAAGGAACGGTACGTGATGATGGTCAGCAGGTTTGGAATGCCACGGAAAGCTGCTGCGCGACGAACAATAAGGATGTGGATGATTCCCAATATCTTCAGGATCTCGTGGCTGAAGTCAAAAGCAAATACAACGTCGATCCCAAACGCGTCTACCTTTACGGCCATTCCAACGGTGGATTCATGTCCTATCGTTTGGCCTGTGATACCAACGGTGTTTTCGCAGGTGTGGTGTCCGTTGCGGGCTCCGAGTTTGCCAACGCCGCCGACTGCAAGACCACAACACCGATCAAGATACTCCAGATTCATGGCACGGACGATTCCATCGTGCCTTTCGATGCCGAGGCTTCCGGCAAAACCTATCCAGGCGCTTTCAAAGTTGTGGAACGCTGGGCGGAGCGCAATCATTGCCAGAGTTATTCGGAACATCCGCGCAGCCTGAACCTTGTTCTGATTAAATTGGAACCGGGCCTGGATGAAAATGGCAAACCCACGATCATTGGTGACTTCACGGACTATATCTCGCTCGGCTTCCGGCCCGAGACGGATCAGTACATCTATGACGACTGTGCGAACGGAAGCAAGGTCGGCCTTTGGAAGATCAATGGCTCGAATCACGGCCCGGTGTTTCTGGGCGAAAATTTTGTGGGGAAAACACTGAAGTTCATGGGTGACAAATAA